In Atribacteraceae bacterium, the following are encoded in one genomic region:
- a CDS encoding zinc ABC transporter substrate-binding protein: MMRTRTIATLVMLIATLIFLGTTVTGQPAEEERIKVVVSFAVLHDFATFIGGDRVEVTTMLEFGGCPCGWEPTPGNIKELIGADIFIHLSALVDPWLGRAIAAAGDVPNLVV; this comes from the coding sequence ATGATGAGAACAAGGACTATAGCGACGCTTGTAATGCTGATTGCAACATTAATCTTCTTGGGAACGACCGTAACAGGCCAGCCGGCTGAGGAGGAGAGAATCAAGGTTGTGGTCAGTTTCGCTGTCTTGCACGACTTTGCCACCTTCATCGGCGGCGATAGAGTAGAGGTAACGACCATGCTCGAATTCGGCGGTTGCCCGTGCGGTTGGGAGCCGACGCCAGGCAATATCAAGGAGCTTATCGGCGCCGACATCTTCATCCATCTCTCCGCACTTGTCGATCCGTGGCTTGGCAGAGCCATTGCTGCGGCGGGGGATGTTCCTAATTTGGTCGT
- the polX gene encoding DNA polymerase/3'-5' exonuclease PolX, protein MKNQEIANLLREIAILLEIKGESRFRVLAYEEAARQLENLSEPVEEYSRKSELQSIPGIGEAIAQKIDEYLKQGKIHFLDELSREIPRGVADYTRIPGVGPRTAGLFYRELGISTFEELRSALAEGKIRLLPRLGAKSEEKIRKGLAFLSDQLGRMLLGYALPVVDEVVAFLKERAPVDKISPAGSIRRMKETIGDIDILVASRRAEEVSGALVSFPGVRDVLARGPSKTSIRTGQGMQIDLRVVDPDSFGAALQYFTGSKEHNVALRETAQKKGYKVNEYGIYRLDTGVRVGGTAEEEIYEALGMEWIPPEIRENQGEIELAMSKKLPRLVVEEDLRGDLHVHTHWSDGSTSVRDIAEAARKKGYNYLGLCDHTQSLVVASGLKPDQLRSRRLEIDQWNHDNQGFFVFDGVEVNILADGELDMNDRDLADRDLVIAGLHSGLGQEKDRIMRRLERALKNPHIQILSHPTGRLLQRRNPYQLDLDTLFSLASRESIILEINSQPERLDLKDSDARQARDGYGIPMVITSDAHNPAQLGYIRLGIAQARRGWLTAEDIVNTFSLERLKRFLKRP, encoded by the coding sequence TTGAAAAATCAGGAAATTGCCAATCTTCTAAGAGAGATAGCCATCCTTCTCGAAATCAAGGGGGAGTCCCGGTTCCGGGTCCTTGCTTATGAGGAAGCGGCTCGTCAACTGGAAAATTTATCCGAACCGGTAGAAGAATACAGTCGCAAGAGTGAATTACAAAGCATTCCCGGTATCGGGGAAGCGATCGCTCAAAAAATTGACGAATATCTGAAACAGGGAAAGATCCACTTTCTTGATGAATTGAGCCGGGAAATTCCCCGAGGGGTGGCCGATTACACCCGGATTCCCGGGGTAGGACCCCGTACGGCCGGACTTTTTTACCGGGAACTGGGTATCTCCACCTTCGAAGAACTACGGAGCGCCCTTGCTGAGGGAAAGATACGCTTGCTACCCCGCCTGGGGGCAAAAAGCGAAGAGAAGATCCGTAAAGGGTTGGCGTTTTTGTCCGATCAGTTGGGAAGGATGCTCTTGGGGTATGCTCTCCCGGTGGTGGACGAAGTCGTGGCTTTTCTTAAGGAGCGGGCTCCGGTGGATAAAATCAGTCCGGCGGGGAGCATCCGACGCATGAAGGAGACCATCGGAGATATCGATATTCTGGTAGCCTCTCGGCGGGCGGAGGAGGTCTCTGGTGCTCTGGTTTCATTTCCCGGGGTTCGGGATGTACTGGCCCGGGGACCAAGCAAGACCAGCATCAGAACCGGACAGGGGATGCAGATTGATCTGCGGGTCGTCGATCCGGACTCCTTCGGCGCCGCACTACAGTATTTCACCGGTTCCAAGGAGCATAATGTAGCCTTGCGGGAAACCGCCCAAAAAAAGGGATATAAAGTCAACGAGTATGGCATCTATCGCCTCGATACGGGAGTGCGGGTGGGCGGCACTGCCGAGGAAGAGATTTATGAAGCGCTGGGTATGGAGTGGATTCCTCCGGAAATCAGGGAAAATCAGGGGGAAATCGAGCTGGCGATGAGCAAAAAGCTCCCCCGCCTGGTGGTCGAGGAGGATCTGCGGGGTGATTTGCATGTTCATACCCACTGGAGTGACGGGAGCACCAGCGTAAGGGACATAGCCGAAGCCGCGCGTAAAAAGGGATACAATTATCTTGGACTGTGTGACCATACTCAATCTCTGGTTGTCGCTTCCGGGCTGAAGCCGGATCAACTCCGTAGCCGCCGCTTGGAGATCGATCAGTGGAATCACGATAATCAGGGCTTTTTTGTCTTTGATGGGGTGGAGGTGAACATTCTCGCTGATGGAGAGTTGGACATGAACGATCGCGACCTGGCTGATCGCGACCTGGTCATTGCCGGTCTTCACTCCGGACTGGGACAGGAAAAAGACCGGATTATGCGCCGGCTGGAACGAGCCTTAAAAAATCCCCATATTCAAATATTGAGTCATCCAACCGGCCGCCTCCTCCAGAGGAGGAATCCTTACCAACTTGATCTCGATACCCTCTTCAGCCTGGCCTCCCGGGAATCAATCATTCTGGAAATTAATTCTCAGCCGGAACGACTGGATCTGAAGGACAGTGATGCCCGACAGGCCCGGGATGGGTATGGAATTCCGATGGTCATCACTTCAGATGCCCACAACCCCGCACAACTCGGCTACATCCGTTTGGGTATCGCCCAAGCCAGGCGAGGTTGGCTCACCGCCGAGGACATCGTGAACACCTTTTCCCTCGAGCGTTTGAAGCGTTTCCTTAAAAGACCATGA
- a CDS encoding transglycosylase SLT domain-containing protein — protein sequence MKVLHLILITCCLIVLSIGNPGFAEEKPPLLSHLLNPLWTGDHGRVLAVLAASPEYALHYPEEVAVLTVVSLLKKDRFTEAVAAVDRFLTDERTLLGDHLLVFLLEDRLERKKFAEAQLYYDRLLTGFPQSPLRFHASLKIVKAMQKIDDLSSAQQFLDQALEFANDSEDRLSAKHLRYDIFLRQQRYPEAALLLRSIYIDYDAQTFTQTRRMASALLGHLSPNDFSPDERLQLGQFFSQLRYWETALSLTEALDPLFFPEAHRRDLGLLLIQIAVNTNDLDQVEEILFRFPILDNTADALFYRGVVHQRKARYQAAIEHYQALIDRFPDSGYLFNTYRNLAFCHQALGDVTTYQKVMERMIETFPRRADLLWNLFWHYHRRNETNRGRPWLERMIAFPSEQNRALFWLAKTSLDETGRMYIERILESEIIDYYFMRAWQEAPSLGMSPTLPSSFPARSEFQPVLGTGPGSSTWQRYTILHRLGYLTRAEIELRAYQRLNPEQAGTWWALSELSARRGNYRRSILQAMRLSGMLSRPYRNIQERIYPVFYFDLIEPLAESIGIDPFLVLSVLRAESFFQYDAVSIAGAIGLMQIMPSTGAWKAERMARNAGRELTWNDSLLFDPAKNIAIGVSYLGYLVDKYGGRICPAICAYNAGPGRINSWLETLPREFDEFVESIPFAETQNYIKKVLENYFYYSWLYRGTFTLSPCIF from the coding sequence ATGAAAGTCCTTCACCTGATTTTAATCACTTGCTGCCTTATCGTTTTATCGATCGGAAACCCGGGGTTCGCCGAGGAAAAGCCACCTCTTCTTTCCCACCTGCTGAATCCCTTATGGACGGGCGACCATGGACGGGTGCTTGCCGTTCTCGCCGCTTCCCCGGAATATGCCCTCCACTATCCTGAAGAGGTTGCGGTACTTACCGTAGTCTCGCTTCTCAAGAAAGACCGCTTTACAGAAGCTGTGGCCGCGGTAGACCGTTTCCTCACTGATGAACGTACACTACTCGGCGACCATCTCCTGGTTTTCCTCCTGGAGGACCGACTGGAGCGGAAAAAGTTCGCCGAAGCTCAGTTATACTATGACCGCTTGCTCACGGGCTTTCCTCAGTCTCCTCTGCGTTTTCATGCTTCGCTGAAAATCGTTAAGGCCATGCAGAAAATTGACGACCTATCCAGCGCCCAACAGTTTCTAGACCAGGCTCTTGAGTTCGCCAACGATTCCGAGGACCGCTTGTCGGCCAAACATCTGCGCTATGATATCTTTCTCAGACAACAACGCTATCCGGAGGCAGCCCTACTTCTTCGGTCAATCTATATCGATTATGATGCTCAAACCTTTACCCAGACCAGGAGAATGGCCTCTGCTCTCCTGGGGCACCTGTCTCCAAACGACTTTTCCCCCGATGAGCGGCTGCAGCTCGGTCAATTTTTCTCGCAGTTGAGATACTGGGAAACGGCGCTGTCATTGACCGAAGCTCTGGACCCCCTCTTTTTTCCGGAAGCCCACCGGAGAGATCTCGGTTTGCTTCTCATTCAGATCGCGGTGAACACCAACGACCTTGACCAAGTGGAAGAAATTCTTTTCCGTTTCCCGATTCTCGACAACACTGCCGATGCCCTGTTCTACCGGGGCGTGGTTCACCAGCGGAAAGCCCGTTACCAGGCCGCTATCGAGCATTACCAAGCCCTGATCGACCGTTTTCCGGATTCCGGGTACCTATTCAATACCTATCGAAACCTGGCCTTCTGTCACCAGGCTCTGGGTGATGTAACCACGTACCAAAAGGTCATGGAACGGATGATCGAGACCTTTCCCCGGCGTGCCGACCTTCTCTGGAATCTCTTCTGGCATTATCATCGCCGGAATGAGACGAACCGGGGACGCCCATGGTTGGAACGGATGATCGCTTTCCCCTCAGAACAAAACCGGGCACTGTTTTGGTTGGCAAAAACCTCTCTTGATGAGACAGGCCGTATGTATATCGAACGGATTCTGGAAAGTGAAATCATTGACTACTATTTCATGCGTGCCTGGCAGGAAGCCCCATCATTGGGCATGTCGCCCACTTTGCCTTCCTCGTTTCCGGCGCGCTCCGAGTTCCAGCCGGTCCTCGGTACCGGTCCGGGCAGCTCGACCTGGCAACGCTACACCATTCTTCACCGGCTCGGGTATCTTACCCGGGCGGAAATCGAACTCCGCGCGTATCAAAGGCTAAATCCGGAACAAGCCGGAACTTGGTGGGCGCTTTCTGAGCTTTCCGCCCGCCGGGGGAATTATCGGCGCAGCATTCTCCAAGCCATGCGGTTATCAGGCATGCTCTCCCGACCGTACCGCAACATTCAGGAACGAATATATCCTGTGTTCTATTTTGACCTTATCGAACCACTGGCCGAGTCTATAGGAATCGATCCCTTTTTGGTTCTTTCCGTTTTGCGGGCGGAGAGTTTTTTCCAATATGACGCGGTTTCCATCGCCGGAGCAATTGGTCTCATGCAGATCATGCCCTCAACCGGGGCCTGGAAGGCGGAACGGATGGCCCGTAATGCGGGGAGGGAGTTGACCTGGAACGATTCTCTCCTGTTCGATCCGGCGAAAAACATCGCTATCGGCGTATCATACCTGGGATACCTTGTGGACAAGTACGGAGGAAGGATATGCCCGGCCATCTGCGCCTACAACGCTGGGCCGGGCCGCATCAACTCCTGGCTGGAAACACTCCCCCGGGAATTTGATGAATTCGTGGAATCCATCCCCTTTGCCGAAACCCAAAACTATATCAAGAAAGTATTGGAGAATTACTTTTATTATTCCTGGTTGTACCGGGGAACATTCACGCTAAGCCCATGTATTTTCTAA